One Campylobacter concisus DNA window includes the following coding sequences:
- a CDS encoding respiratory chain complex I subunit 1 family protein codes for MQTILLMIFQVVVIVLVAPLFDGMARKLRAKLQSKQGSDFFQTYRDIIKLFRRGRTVPECSHWVFRWAPFFLFATSAAVLAAIPITYSKDTVFGAYSDIFVILYLGALLRFVFGAASMDSGNPFAATGGGREQMLGVYVEPVMIMCLIVVMLAAKTSNLVEIQEMVRTGVIGYQIPSFAVASIAFLWCMYVETGRKPFDLAEAEQELQEGVLGEYAGSDLGLVQASLILKQFAMIGLFLSIFEPWNFSNPFLAIIVFVIKTGVFYVAAVFIDNFGPRFKMTSSLRKNALGALAISFVALTLYVVGA; via the coding sequence ATGCAAACTATACTTTTAATGATATTTCAAGTAGTCGTTATCGTTTTGGTAGCTCCTTTGTTTGATGGTATGGCAAGAAAACTTAGAGCTAAACTTCAATCAAAACAAGGTAGCGATTTCTTTCAAACATATCGCGACATTATAAAGCTTTTTAGAAGAGGAAGAACCGTCCCTGAGTGCTCTCACTGGGTATTTAGATGGGCTCCATTTTTCCTTTTTGCAACTTCAGCTGCAGTGCTAGCTGCTATACCTATCACTTATAGCAAAGACACTGTATTTGGAGCTTACTCAGATATATTTGTTATCCTCTATCTTGGTGCGCTACTTAGATTTGTATTTGGTGCAGCTTCAATGGATAGCGGCAACCCATTTGCAGCAACAGGTGGTGGCAGGGAGCAAATGCTTGGTGTTTATGTTGAGCCAGTTATGATTATGTGCTTAATCGTAGTTATGCTTGCAGCTAAAACATCAAATTTAGTTGAGATCCAAGAGATGGTAAGAACTGGCGTTATCGGATATCAAATTCCAAGTTTTGCCGTTGCTTCTATCGCATTTTTGTGGTGTATGTATGTTGAGACTGGTAGAAAGCCATTTGACTTAGCTGAAGCAGAACAAGAGCTTCAAGAGGGTGTTCTTGGTGAGTATGCTGGTAGCGACCTTGGCTTAGTTCAAGCATCACTTATATTAAAACAGTTTGCTATGATCGGACTTTTCCTAAGCATATTTGAGCCATGGAATTTTAGCAATCCTTTCTTAGCTATTATCGTTTTTGTGATAAAAACTGGAGTATTTTACGTCGCAGCTGTATTTATAGACAACTTTGGACCACGCTTTAAAATGACTTCATCTTTACGCAAAAATGCTCTTGGTGCACTTGCTATCTCGTTTGTTGCACTAACACTTTATGTAGTAGGAGCGTGA
- a CDS encoding NADH-quinone oxidoreductase subunit C: MRGDKFVEILKTKVKILEVTRQADDQITVLVDRNDLPLAVKTLYYDIGGFISTMIPNDERQINGCYALYYAISMEGSKMTEADDFAAEDKCFITVKTLIPGSDPTFPSVTPLVPACVWYEREAYDMFGLVAEGLPDKRRLVLSDDWPDGLHPLRKDAMDYRYRPDPVDHRDEPDAEFLFPTGDAVVDVPLGPLHVTSDEPGHFRLFCDGDEIIDADYRLFYQHRGMEKLAENRMNYDQMGYLAERVCGICGYAHAIACIEAAEKAIKLEIPLRAQAIRVICLEIERLHSHLLNIGLACEVTGNYNAFMHIFRVREYSMELAQLVTGGRKTYGNVVMGGLRRDMTNHEIKKGLEIINKLDIQISEIWDAVLEDKRQIGRWKGVGILDRQIARDFSPVGPNMRGSGFKRDNRYDHPYDFFKQIEFEVAVEHGCDVFAREMVRYKELKSSIHIIRQCFEMMPQTPIMIDPVTMIKPENFALGHDEAPRGENVHWIMQGSAQKVYRWRCRAATYNNWPSLRYQFRGNNISDAALIVCSLDPCYSCTERVTLVDVRTKKSKILTEKDLKKFCQDGGVSKKDLR; the protein is encoded by the coding sequence ATGAGAGGCGATAAATTTGTTGAAATCCTAAAAACAAAGGTAAAAATTTTAGAAGTAACTCGTCAAGCAGACGATCAGATCACAGTTTTAGTTGATAGAAACGATCTTCCACTAGCTGTTAAGACACTTTATTATGATATCGGTGGCTTTATAAGCACTATGATACCAAACGACGAGCGTCAGATAAATGGCTGCTATGCGCTTTACTATGCTATCTCAATGGAAGGTAGCAAGATGACTGAGGCGGATGACTTTGCAGCTGAAGATAAGTGCTTTATCACAGTTAAAACTCTTATCCCAGGAAGCGATCCGACATTCCCATCAGTTACTCCGCTTGTGCCAGCTTGTGTTTGGTATGAGAGAGAAGCTTATGATATGTTTGGCCTAGTAGCTGAGGGTCTGCCTGATAAAAGACGTCTAGTTTTAAGTGATGACTGGCCAGACGGACTTCACCCACTTAGAAAAGATGCTATGGACTACCGCTACCGCCCTGATCCAGTAGATCATAGAGATGAGCCTGATGCGGAGTTTTTGTTCCCAACAGGCGACGCAGTAGTTGATGTGCCACTTGGACCACTACACGTTACATCTGATGAGCCAGGTCACTTTAGACTTTTCTGTGACGGCGACGAGATAATCGACGCTGATTATCGCTTGTTCTATCAACACCGCGGTATGGAGAAGCTAGCTGAAAACAGAATGAACTATGATCAAATGGGCTATCTTGCAGAGCGTGTTTGCGGAATTTGTGGTTATGCTCACGCTATTGCGTGTATAGAAGCAGCAGAAAAAGCTATCAAGCTTGAAATCCCACTAAGAGCTCAAGCTATACGCGTCATCTGTCTTGAGATCGAGCGTCTTCACAGCCACCTTTTAAATATAGGTCTAGCTTGTGAGGTTACTGGTAACTACAACGCTTTCATGCATATCTTTAGGGTTCGTGAGTACTCTATGGAGCTAGCTCAACTTGTAACTGGCGGACGTAAAACATACGGCAACGTCGTTATGGGCGGCTTAAGACGTGATATGACAAACCATGAGATCAAAAAAGGCTTAGAGATCATCAACAAACTTGACATTCAAATTTCAGAAATTTGGGATGCAGTTTTGGAAGATAAACGCCAAATCGGACGCTGGAAAGGTGTAGGTATATTGGATCGTCAAATAGCACGTGACTTTAGCCCAGTTGGTCCAAATATGAGAGGCTCTGGCTTCAAACGTGATAACCGCTACGATCACCCATACGACTTCTTCAAACAGATAGAATTTGAAGTAGCAGTTGAACATGGTTGCGACGTTTTTGCTCGTGAGATGGTTAGATATAAAGAGCTAAAAAGCTCTATCCACATCATCCGCCAATGCTTTGAGATGATGCCTCAAACTCCGATCATGATCGATCCTGTGACTATGATCAAACCTGAGAATTTCGCACTTGGTCACGATGAAGCACCACGTGGTGAGAACGTCCACTGGATCATGCAAGGTAGCGCTCAAAAAGTATATCGCTGGAGATGTAGGGCTGCGACATATAACAACTGGCCAAGCCTAAGGTATCAATTTAGAGGAAACAACATAAGTGACGCTGCACTTATCGTTTGCTCACTTGACCCTTGCTACTCATGCACCGAGCGTGTTACTTTGGTTGATGTAAGGACTAAAAAAAGTAAAATTTTAACAGAAAAAGACCTTAAAAAATTCTGTCAAGATGGCGGGGTTAGTAAGAAGGATTTAAGATGA
- a CDS encoding cytochrome b gives MSLSHKSTGVIDWLDQRLAFTKLMKVLVSEYWIPKNINFLWAMGVILTTLFLLLIITGYLLMMYYKPDVNLAFDSVNYTIMQEVEYGWLWRHIHAVSASTIFLIMYIHLLTGLYYGSYKRGREVIWVSGMVLFICFSAEAFSGYMLPWGQMSYWAATVITQLFGGVPVIGDALVEWIRGDYAVGDSTLTRFFMLHVCLLPLVTIVVLVIHFYSLRVPHVNNLTSEDIDFEVEAQEYLHGDRAKAKVIPFWPGFLAKDFMYVSFFMIFVIYLVCYHFNFAMDPINFEPANPLKTPPHIYPEWYFLWQYEILRGFFFDIAGISAYNIGLIAFAFAGVAFMLIPLFDRSDLVAPAHKRPLFFVWFWVLVADLIVLSIYGKLPTGGINDWIGFYASLLFLVLFIIALPVITILERKRG, from the coding sequence ATGTCTTTATCTCATAAATCAACTGGCGTTATTGACTGGCTTGACCAACGCCTAGCTTTTACAAAGCTTATGAAGGTTCTAGTTAGCGAATACTGGATCCCAAAAAATATAAATTTCCTTTGGGCGATGGGCGTTATCCTAACGACGCTTTTTTTGCTTTTGATCATCACTGGCTATTTGCTTATGATGTATTACAAGCCAGATGTAAATTTGGCCTTTGACAGCGTAAATTACACTATCATGCAAGAGGTCGAGTATGGCTGGCTTTGGCGTCATATCCACGCAGTTTCAGCTTCTACGATATTTCTTATCATGTATATCCACTTGCTTACTGGACTTTACTACGGCTCATACAAAAGAGGCAGAGAGGTTATTTGGGTAAGCGGCATGGTGCTATTTATCTGCTTTTCAGCAGAGGCATTTAGTGGCTATATGCTCCCATGGGGTCAGATGAGCTACTGGGCGGCGACTGTTATCACTCAGCTTTTTGGTGGTGTGCCAGTTATCGGCGATGCTTTGGTTGAGTGGATCAGGGGTGACTACGCAGTTGGCGACTCAACACTTACTAGATTTTTCATGCTTCACGTCTGCTTGCTACCACTTGTAACTATCGTTGTTTTGGTTATCCACTTCTACTCATTAAGAGTTCCTCACGTAAATAACCTAACAAGCGAAGATATCGACTTTGAAGTAGAGGCGCAAGAGTATCTACACGGTGACAGAGCAAAAGCTAAAGTTATACCATTTTGGCCAGGATTTTTGGCAAAAGACTTCATGTATGTATCATTTTTCATGATCTTTGTCATCTATCTTGTTTGCTATCACTTCAACTTTGCGATGGATCCTATCAATTTTGAGCCAGCAAATCCGCTAAAAACTCCACCACACATCTACCCAGAGTGGTACTTCTTGTGGCAATATGAAATTTTACGTGGCTTCTTCTTTGATATAGCTGGAATTTCAGCTTATAACATCGGACTTATCGCATTTGCCTTTGCAGGCGTTGCGTTTATGCTTATACCGCTTTTTGATAGAAGCGATCTTGTAGCTCCAGCTCACAAAAGACCACTATTTTTCGTATGGTTTTGGGTGCTAGTTGCAGACCTTATCGTATTATCTATATATGGCAAGCTCCCAACAGGCGGCATCAACGACTGGATAGGATTTTACGCGTCACTATTATTTTTAGTGCTATTTATAATCGCACTTCCAGTTATTACAATACTTGAAAGAAAAAGGGGCTAA
- a CDS encoding proton-conducting transporter membrane subunit: MTTVYMLFLVSAVVSILLYCAPKAAVKVGFGLSAISCFYAMCHFVANMGVSDSFALMDGFLYSPKFALNPLGNFFSFVVVFIGFASSVYGMSYAEEYIKKANVGVFACLFNTFILSMLLVISADNVFCFVVLWELMTLVSSFLIIVNDGKNTLKAVMVYLGIAQIGAFCITCGLLITAYYAGSFEFSAFMGVKMPFGASAAVFILFLVGFGSKAGMWPFHVWLPQAHPAAPSNVSALMSGVMIKVALFTLVKFTLYLPLSTYFGLTILALGAASSLFGVLYALCQHDFKALLAYHSVENIGIILLGLGTGIYGVAAGNLTLAAVGFLAGCYHVVNHAIFKGLLFLCAGSVIHATHTQNMDILGGLAKKMPWTSLGMFIGIMGIAALPPVNGFVSEWFTYQGMLQGAMGEGTLVRYAFTLGVVALALTGVLVGMHLKLYAVIFAGTPRDQKIWENAKESPIGMVLGMIILMIGCVGFGLGANYIVDYIMQAVNSITISDYKASLGAINVTSPMGSMISTPLIALVLCATMILPFIILAVMKANRDKPRETDPWACGFKYSSRMQMTGGPFTGDLRKIMQWLFRADKKVVTRNYFDAVEYHNHPKDIWWGMFYEPVIKWCVKFADKLGIVQSGYTNVYALYILLYLCVILAVGYFLV; this comes from the coding sequence ATGACTACGGTTTATATGCTATTTCTTGTAAGTGCCGTCGTTAGTATCTTGCTCTACTGCGCTCCAAAAGCCGCTGTTAAAGTTGGTTTTGGACTAAGTGCTATAAGCTGCTTTTATGCGATGTGTCACTTCGTTGCAAATATGGGAGTAAGTGATAGCTTTGCTCTTATGGATGGCTTTTTGTATTCGCCAAAATTTGCGCTAAATCCACTTGGAAATTTCTTCAGCTTTGTCGTTGTTTTCATCGGATTTGCAAGTAGTGTTTATGGTATGAGCTATGCAGAAGAGTACATAAAAAAAGCAAATGTTGGTGTGTTTGCATGTTTGTTTAACACATTTATCCTTTCAATGCTTCTAGTAATCAGCGCTGATAATGTATTTTGCTTTGTTGTTTTATGGGAGCTTATGACTCTTGTATCATCATTTCTTATCATCGTCAATGACGGTAAAAATACACTTAAAGCGGTTATGGTATATCTTGGTATCGCACAAATTGGTGCATTTTGTATAACCTGTGGATTGCTTATCACAGCTTACTATGCAGGAAGCTTTGAATTTAGCGCATTTATGGGTGTTAAGATGCCATTTGGCGCTTCTGCTGCTGTATTTATACTATTCTTGGTCGGCTTTGGTAGTAAAGCTGGTATGTGGCCATTCCACGTTTGGCTTCCACAAGCTCACCCAGCAGCACCATCAAATGTTTCAGCCCTTATGTCAGGCGTTATGATTAAAGTTGCTCTATTTACTCTAGTTAAATTTACACTTTATCTACCACTTAGCACATACTTTGGTCTTACAATACTCGCTCTTGGTGCAGCTAGCTCACTATTTGGTGTTTTATACGCTCTTTGCCAACACGACTTTAAGGCTTTGCTTGCTTACCACTCAGTTGAGAACATAGGCATCATCTTGCTAGGTCTTGGTACTGGTATCTACGGCGTTGCAGCTGGAAATTTAACACTTGCAGCAGTAGGTTTTCTAGCAGGTTGCTACCACGTAGTCAATCACGCTATATTTAAAGGTCTGCTTTTCCTTTGCGCTGGTTCAGTTATCCACGCTACTCATACACAAAATATGGACATCCTTGGTGGTCTTGCTAAAAAAATGCCATGGACAAGCCTTGGTATGTTTATAGGTATCATGGGTATCGCAGCTTTACCTCCAGTAAATGGCTTTGTTTCAGAGTGGTTTACATATCAAGGTATGCTTCAAGGTGCGATGGGAGAAGGAACATTGGTTAGATATGCATTTACACTTGGCGTCGTAGCTCTTGCGCTAACAGGCGTTTTGGTTGGTATGCACCTTAAACTTTACGCTGTTATCTTTGCAGGTACTCCAAGAGATCAAAAAATTTGGGAAAATGCTAAAGAGAGTCCGATAGGTATGGTTCTTGGTATGATCATCTTAATGATAGGCTGCGTTGGCTTTGGTCTTGGCGCAAACTACATAGTTGATTACATCATGCAAGCTGTAAATTCTATCACTATAAGCGACTATAAAGCTAGCCTTGGTGCTATAAATGTAACTTCACCTATGGGCAGCATGATCTCAACTCCACTTATCGCTTTAGTCCTATGTGCAACTATGATTTTGCCATTTATCATCCTTGCTGTTATGAAAGCAAACAGAGATAAACCACGCGAAACTGATCCTTGGGCTTGTGGCTTTAAATATAGCTCACGTATGCAAATGACAGGTGGTCCATTCACTGGCGACCTTAGAAAAATTATGCAATGGCTATTTAGAGCTGATAAAAAAGTAGTTACTAGAAATTATTTTGACGCGGTTGAGTATCACAACCATCCAAAAGATATTTGGTGGGGAATGTTTTATGAGCCAGTCATTAAATGGTGTGTGAAATTTGCTGATAAGCTAGGTATCGTTCAAAGTGGTTATACAAATGTATATGCACTTTATATCTTGCTATATCTTTGTGTCATACTTGCTGTGGGCTACTTTTTAGTTTAG
- a CDS encoding MBL fold metallo-hydrolase encodes MEIFIVIVLFIASVFAFMKFAPVFGGTPDAKSQKLIEASPNFNGKVFINLEPTIDMVKKNPQASMLNYVPQALFPPKDKLPKRPLPNLKFDANALKNGEFIWLGHVSLICKLDDKIIITDPVLHRAFPLPLGGKPFAYEHAITAGDYPEVIDIALISHDHYDHLDYKTILELKDRIAKFLVPLGVKAHLVKWGVDEGKIYEFDWFNDLKIENLNFTFCPSRHFSGRTFKRNTTLWGGWAVKEDGFSFYFSGDGGYGKHFKMINEKFGGFDLVFIENGAYSDGWPYVHMKPEESAQALKDIGARLGVPVHWGKFDLSYHAWNEPIKRFEKAATKLELNYATPMIGEVFSVQNPPRKKWWDEI; translated from the coding sequence ATGGAAATTTTTATAGTCATAGTTTTGTTTATCGCTTCAGTTTTTGCTTTTATGAAATTTGCCCCTGTTTTTGGTGGCACACCAGACGCCAAGAGCCAAAAGCTGATAGAGGCTTCGCCAAATTTTAATGGCAAAGTTTTTATAAATTTAGAGCCGACGATTGATATGGTAAAGAAAAATCCGCAAGCGTCTATGCTAAATTACGTCCCTCAAGCACTCTTTCCACCAAAAGACAAGCTACCAAAGCGCCCTTTGCCAAATTTAAAATTTGACGCAAACGCCCTCAAAAATGGCGAGTTTATCTGGCTTGGGCACGTTAGCCTCATCTGCAAGCTTGATGATAAGATCATCATCACAGACCCAGTTTTACACCGAGCATTCCCTCTCCCACTTGGCGGCAAGCCCTTTGCCTACGAGCACGCCATCACCGCTGGCGACTACCCAGAGGTGATCGACATCGCCCTCATCTCGCACGACCACTACGACCATCTTGACTATAAAACAATCCTTGAGCTAAAGGATAGGATAGCTAAATTTCTAGTGCCACTTGGCGTCAAGGCTCACCTTGTAAAATGGGGCGTGGATGAAGGCAAAATTTACGAGTTTGACTGGTTTAATGATCTAAAAATAGAAAATTTAAACTTCACTTTTTGCCCCTCAAGGCACTTTAGCGGGCGCACATTTAAAAGAAATACCACGCTTTGGGGTGGCTGGGCGGTTAAAGAGGACGGCTTTAGCTTTTATTTTAGCGGAGACGGCGGATATGGCAAGCATTTTAAGATGATAAATGAGAAATTTGGCGGCTTTGATCTAGTTTTTATAGAAAATGGCGCTTACAGCGATGGCTGGCCCTACGTGCATATGAAGCCAGAGGAGTCGGCGCAAGCGCTAAAAGATATTGGTGCAAGGCTTGGCGTGCCGGTACACTGGGGCAAGTTTGATCTTTCTTATCACGCCTGGAATGAGCCGATCAAGCGTTTTGAAAAGGCGGCGACAAAACTTGAGCTAAACTACGCAACGCCGATGATTGGAGAGGTTTTCAGCGTGCAAAATCCACCTAGAAAAAAGTGGTGGGATGAAATTTAG
- a CDS encoding c-type cytochrome — translation MKELKIFAIVVILSGILYWGIEPYAHTKLHPHTANAEYNFSKEDTDYAKHFLEQKKEALEVAKASGNKASIEAATKDVETAQKILDDYTAFWADINSIDLANGDATKGAETFGAAGCTGCHGIEAAGMPASMDAETASQSFGVVPPDISTAGKIYDERFLAALIKNPTMAVKLSHKFNDEKPYPMTAFMGAGGDINAEIADIVAYLKKVSADADAKSKITEEKVFADACQRCHDMKYAKKYTLGNKVSLAAYMGSNPPDLSMMIRSKGADYLHKFINDTQKMLPGTAMPRVGLNKAAEDDIVSYIQKVGDSKKAERESTGIYVMIYFFILGIFAWLWKRKVWSELH, via the coding sequence ATGAAAGAGCTTAAAATTTTTGCCATCGTTGTTATCCTTTCAGGTATTTTATACTGGGGCATCGAGCCTTACGCTCACACAAAGCTTCATCCGCACACTGCAAATGCTGAGTACAACTTCTCAAAAGAAGATACTGACTACGCAAAGCACTTTTTAGAGCAGAAAAAAGAGGCGCTTGAGGTTGCTAAAGCTAGTGGTAACAAAGCTAGTATAGAAGCGGCTACAAAAGATGTCGAGACAGCACAAAAAATTCTTGATGACTATACAGCTTTTTGGGCTGATATAAACTCGATCGACCTTGCAAATGGTGATGCTACAAAAGGCGCTGAGACATTTGGCGCAGCTGGATGTACAGGATGTCACGGCATAGAAGCAGCCGGCATGCCAGCTAGTATGGACGCTGAGACAGCTAGCCAAAGCTTTGGTGTAGTACCACCAGATATTAGCACAGCTGGTAAAATTTATGACGAGAGATTTTTAGCTGCACTTATCAAAAATCCAACTATGGCCGTAAAACTATCTCATAAATTTAACGACGAGAAGCCATATCCTATGACTGCATTTATGGGCGCTGGCGGTGATATCAATGCTGAGATCGCTGACATAGTTGCTTACCTTAAAAAAGTATCAGCTGACGCAGATGCAAAGAGCAAAATCACTGAGGAAAAGGTCTTTGCTGACGCATGTCAAAGATGCCACGATATGAAGTATGCTAAAAAATATACTCTTGGCAATAAAGTAAGCCTCGCAGCTTATATGGGCTCAAACCCACCTGATCTATCTATGATGATCCGCTCAAAAGGTGCAGACTACTTGCATAAATTTATAAACGATACTCAAAAGATGCTTCCGGGCACTGCGATGCCTAGAGTTGGCTTAAACAAAGCCGCTGAAGACGACATAGTATCTTACATCCAAAAAGTAGGTGACAGCAAAAAGGCTGAGCGTGAGAGCACTGGTATTTACGTGATGATCTACTTCTTTATCTTAGGAATCTTTGCTTGGCTTTGGAAACGCAAAGTTTGGAGCGAACTCCACTAA
- the hyfE gene encoding hydrogenase 4 membrane subunit translates to MQTLDILAICMIVTSLAVFGLRSLKLSIIAYAIETLLLVSIFFLLSEKFNAEQLKTWAIVAFFTKVLFVPGILFWLIKKLGVVSEDEPVGGFFVSPVIAMGFSLALSMSIHPIFLKFSLIKEEIMLIAAGTVFMMGIFGFMLRNSFIKQILAYCLFENGIHLSLALMAYNSHELVELGILTDAIFAVIIMSVLAIRFYKAYDSLDTSKASNLRG, encoded by the coding sequence ATGCAAACACTAGATATATTAGCCATTTGCATGATCGTAACTTCGCTTGCGGTTTTTGGTCTTAGAAGCTTAAAACTCTCAATCATCGCTTATGCGATAGAGACACTACTTTTAGTTAGTATATTTTTCTTGCTATCTGAGAAATTTAACGCTGAGCAGCTAAAAACTTGGGCGATCGTTGCGTTTTTTACCAAAGTTCTTTTCGTGCCAGGAATTTTGTTCTGGCTTATCAAAAAACTTGGCGTAGTTAGCGAAGATGAGCCAGTTGGTGGATTTTTTGTAAGTCCTGTTATTGCTATGGGATTTTCTCTAGCTCTTTCAATGAGTATCCACCCTATATTTTTAAAATTCTCTCTTATCAAAGAAGAGATTATGTTAATCGCTGCTGGAACAGTCTTTATGATGGGAATTTTTGGCTTCATGCTAAGAAACTCATTTATAAAACAAATTCTAGCTTACTGCTTGTTTGAAAACGGTATCCACCTAAGCCTTGCTCTAATGGCTTACAACTCACATGAGCTAGTTGAGCTTGGAATTTTAACAGATGCGATATTTGCTGTTATTATCATGAGCGTTCTAGCGATTAGATTTTATAAAGCTTATGATAGCTTAGATACTTCTAAAGCTTCAAATTTAAGGGGTTAG
- a CDS encoding hydrogenase 4 subunit F — protein sequence MDSLALILILPLLGALILFLSPKNYAVLSGLHVLFSAATSVALLNNVLKVLSGGTFYSFDKFLFLDSLGCVFLVLIAVTGLIVNFYSIHYMRWELEDGHIHLSDLKKYYALSHVFIFTMTLSVICNNVAFMWAAIEATTLASVFLVAIHKDQKSTESGYKYIVLCSIGLAFALYATVLLYSATYSTLGDGEASMQFSSIMENAKNLNPDAAKLIFVFALIGFGTKAGLAPTHTWLPDVHAEGPAPISALLSGVLLKCAMLALLRYYAIAAQAVGFSFVEGVMIVSGTITLFVAGFFLIRQHNVKRMFAYHSIVHMGVIAFALGVGGKFGLFAAIFHCLAHSFTKALAFCSTGNIARIYGHKDMSKMGGMVKIAPITTIMFGAAVCSLVGVPAFAIFVSEYNVFVGAITSGQYIAVALFAIALAVIFIADFAHFNMASFGEPKGVVVHNKEMSLFENLPLIALCALIIIFGVWHVDSFYTLVNNGVNIMMGALK from the coding sequence ATGGATAGTTTAGCTTTAATACTTATCTTACCGCTCCTTGGTGCTTTGATCTTGTTTTTAAGTCCTAAAAACTATGCAGTACTTAGCGGACTTCATGTCTTGTTTTCTGCTGCGACATCAGTGGCTTTACTTAACAATGTTCTTAAAGTTTTAAGTGGCGGAACTTTTTATAGTTTTGATAAATTTTTATTCTTAGATAGCTTAGGCTGTGTTTTCTTGGTGCTTATCGCCGTAACTGGACTTATAGTAAATTTCTACTCTATCCATTACATGAGATGGGAACTTGAAGATGGACACATCCACTTAAGTGATCTTAAAAAATACTACGCACTAAGCCATGTATTTATCTTTACAATGACTTTAAGCGTTATCTGCAACAACGTTGCGTTTATGTGGGCAGCTATCGAGGCTACAACACTAGCTTCTGTGTTTTTGGTTGCTATCCACAAAGATCAAAAATCAACTGAGAGTGGTTACAAATACATCGTTCTTTGTTCAATCGGTCTAGCATTTGCTCTTTATGCAACCGTTCTTCTATACTCAGCTACATATAGCACACTAGGAGACGGCGAGGCTTCTATGCAGTTTTCAAGCATAATGGAAAATGCTAAAAATCTAAATCCAGATGCAGCAAAACTTATCTTTGTGTTTGCGCTAATTGGTTTTGGTACAAAAGCTGGTCTTGCTCCAACTCACACTTGGTTGCCAGACGTTCACGCTGAAGGTCCAGCACCTATCTCAGCATTGCTATCAGGTGTACTTTTAAAATGTGCGATGCTTGCACTTTTAAGATACTACGCTATCGCAGCTCAAGCAGTTGGATTTAGCTTTGTTGAAGGCGTAATGATCGTATCAGGAACTATCACACTTTTTGTAGCAGGATTTTTCCTAATAAGACAACACAACGTAAAAAGAATGTTTGCATACCACTCAATCGTTCACATGGGTGTTATCGCATTTGCACTTGGTGTTGGCGGTAAATTTGGTCTATTTGCAGCGATATTCCACTGCTTAGCTCACAGCTTTACAAAAGCTTTGGCTTTCTGCTCAACAGGTAACATAGCAAGAATTTACGGCCACAAAGATATGAGTAAGATGGGCGGCATGGTTAAGATCGCACCTATTACAACTATTATGTTTGGTGCAGCTGTATGCTCACTAGTTGGTGTTCCAGCATTTGCTATATTTGTTAGCGAATATAACGTCTTTGTTGGAGCTATCACAAGTGGTCAATACATCGCAGTTGCGCTATTTGCTATTGCACTTGCAGTTATTTTCATAGCTGACTTTGCGCACTTTAACATGGCAAGCTTTGGCGAGCCAAAAGGTGTGGTTGTTCATAATAAAGAGATGAGTTTGTTTGAAAATTTGCCTCTTATAGCACTCTGTGCCCTTATCATAATCTTTGGCGTATGGCACGTAGATAGCTTTTATACGCTAGTAAATAACGGTGTTAATATAATGATGGGAGCTTTAAAATGA
- a CDS encoding 4Fe-4S dicluster domain-containing protein, with product MKKHKFVIADSKRCIGCATCMAACFKSAYERGKLSRARLSVLREASGVMPTQCRQCDDGPCANVCPTGALRFNDNCIELHEEICIGCKMCTIACPYGAISSSAELMPSVNYAVEPKYYLEVESQSGAKNIAVKCDMCFGRENGPACVDVCPTSALIMVDPEEGKHKLGKRIDYDAANKFATKILNGQGA from the coding sequence ATGAAAAAACATAAATTTGTGATTGCCGATTCTAAACGCTGCATAGGATGTGCGACCTGTATGGCTGCATGTTTTAAAAGTGCTTATGAACGCGGCAAACTATCACGTGCAAGGCTAAGCGTCTTAAGAGAAGCTAGCGGTGTTATGCCGACTCAGTGCAGACAATGCGACGATGGCCCTTGCGCAAATGTATGCCCAACTGGAGCGTTGCGATTTAACGATAATTGCATCGAACTTCACGAGGAAATTTGTATAGGTTGCAAGATGTGCACGATCGCTTGCCCTTATGGTGCGATAAGCTCAAGTGCAGAGCTTATGCCTTCAGTAAATTACGCTGTCGAGCCAAAATACTATCTTGAAGTAGAGTCACAATCAGGCGCAAAAAACATCGCAGTAAAATGTGATATGTGCTTTGGCCGTGAAAATGGACCAGCTTGCGTTGATGTATGCCCAACAAGCGCTCTTATAATGGTTGATCCAGAAGAGGGCAAACATAAGCTTGGCAAGAGGATAGACTACGATGCAGCGAATAAATTTGCTACTAAAATTTTAAACGGACAAGGAGCATAA